In Rhizobium sp. ZPR4, a genomic segment contains:
- the gltB gene encoding glutamate synthase large subunit: MTNRTTFTSFDQTAAANAAATAKTSKRAVGIPPKQGLYDPRNEHDACGVGFVAHMKGQKSHQIVRDGLFILENLTHRGAVGADPLMGDGAGILVQIPDRFFREEMAKQGVILPKAGEYGVGHFFLPRDEALIEHFKTAITQVVAEEGQVLLGFRDVPVDNSSLSKAPDIAATEPHHVQVFIGAGRDAGTNEEFERRLFTLRKVISNRIYAEYEGEESSFYPVSLSSSTIVYKGMFLAYQVGAYYKDLSDPRFETAVALVHQRFSTNTFPSWKLAHPYRMVAHNGEINTLRGNVNWMAARQASVSSPLFGEDISKLWPISYEGQSDTACFDNALEFLVRGGYSMAHAMMMLIPEAWAGNQLMAAERKAFYEYHAALMEPWDGPAAVAFTDGKQIGATLDRNGLRPARYLVTSDDRIIMASEAGVLPVEEEKIIQKWRLQPGKMLLIDMEKGRIISDDEVKSELSSKHPYRSWLNRTQLILEDLKPVEPRALRRDVSLLDRQQAFGYTTEDTKLLMSPMATTGQEAVGSMGTDTPISAMSDKPKLLYTYFKQNFAQVTNPPIDPIREELVMSLVSFIGPRPNLLDHTGMANAKRLEVRQPILTNGDLEKIRSIGHTEDRFDTKTLDFTYDVERGAEGMPEMLDRLCERAEAAVRGGYNIIVLSDRQIGPDRIAIPALLATAAVHHHLIRKGLRTSVGIVVETGEPREVHHFCLLAGYGAEAINPYLAFDTLLDMHQRGEFPKEVDATEVVYRYIKAVGKGILKVMSKMGISTYQSYCGAQIFDAVGLQQELVDQYFFGTATMIEGIGLETIAEETVARHKSAFGRDPLLASTLDIGGEYAYRMRGESHAWTPDAVAALQHAVRGNAEDRYREFSEMVNESALRMNTIRGLFKIKGADALGRKPISVDEVEPAADIVKRFSTGAMSFGSISREAHTTLAIAMNRIGGKSNTGEGGEEADRYMPLFDGSPNPERSAIKQIASGRFGVTTEYLVNADVLQIKVAQGAKPGEGGQLPGHKVDATVAKTRHSTPGVGLISPPPHHDIYSIEDLAQLIYDLKNVNPTSDVSVKLVSEVGVGTVAAGVAKARADHITVSGYDGGTGASPLTSLKHAGSPWEIGLAETQQTLVLNGLRSRIALQVDGGLKTGRDVIIGALLGADEFGFATAPLIAAGCIMMRKCHLNTCPVGVATQDPVLRKRFKGAPEHVINYFFFVAEEVREILASLGVAKLDDIIGASELLEKDDMLAHWKARGLDFSRIFHKVDAPKEETYWTTVQKHPIDDILDRKMIEKAEPALSSKTPVAFEVDIKNVDRSAGAMLSGAVAKRYGHRGLKDDTINVTLKGTAGQSFAAFLARGVTFNLIGDGNDYVGKGLSGGRIIIRPPENSKIVAENSIIVGNTVLYGATEGECYFRGVAGERFAVRNSGAIAVVEGVGDHGCEYMTGGVVVVLGETGRNFAAGMSGGVAYVLDEKGDFARRCNMAMVELEPVPEEDELLEKLHHHGGDIMHKGRVDVSDDMTRHDEERLFQLISNHFHYTGSTRAKEILDHWADYRPKFRKVMPVEYRRALEEMERSRMSVAAE, encoded by the coding sequence ATGACGAACAGGACGACGTTTACGAGTTTTGACCAGACCGCTGCAGCCAATGCTGCCGCGACGGCCAAGACGTCGAAACGCGCTGTTGGCATCCCGCCGAAACAGGGCCTTTACGATCCGCGCAACGAGCATGACGCCTGCGGCGTCGGCTTCGTCGCGCACATGAAGGGCCAGAAGTCGCACCAGATCGTGCGCGACGGCCTGTTCATCCTCGAGAACCTGACGCATCGCGGTGCCGTCGGTGCCGATCCGCTGATGGGCGACGGCGCGGGCATTCTCGTGCAGATCCCCGACCGCTTCTTCCGCGAGGAAATGGCCAAGCAGGGCGTTATCCTTCCGAAGGCCGGCGAGTATGGCGTCGGCCATTTCTTCCTGCCGCGCGACGAAGCGCTGATCGAGCATTTCAAGACCGCCATCACGCAGGTCGTTGCCGAGGAAGGCCAGGTTCTGCTCGGCTTCCGCGACGTGCCGGTCGACAATTCCTCGCTGTCGAAGGCGCCTGATATTGCCGCCACCGAGCCGCATCATGTGCAGGTCTTCATCGGCGCTGGCCGCGACGCGGGCACGAACGAGGAGTTCGAGCGCCGCCTCTTCACCCTGCGCAAGGTGATCTCCAACCGCATCTATGCGGAATATGAGGGCGAGGAGAGCAGCTTCTACCCGGTCTCGCTGTCGAGCTCGACCATCGTCTACAAGGGCATGTTCCTCGCCTATCAGGTCGGCGCCTATTATAAGGACCTCTCCGATCCGCGTTTTGAGACGGCGGTTGCGCTTGTGCACCAGCGTTTCTCGACCAACACCTTCCCGTCGTGGAAGCTTGCGCATCCCTATCGCATGGTCGCCCATAACGGCGAAATCAACACGCTGCGCGGCAACGTCAACTGGATGGCTGCCCGCCAGGCGTCGGTCTCCTCGCCGCTGTTCGGCGAAGATATCTCCAAGCTCTGGCCGATCTCCTATGAGGGGCAGTCGGACACGGCCTGTTTCGACAACGCGCTCGAATTCCTCGTGCGCGGCGGCTATTCCATGGCGCACGCCATGATGATGCTCATCCCCGAGGCATGGGCCGGCAACCAGCTGATGGCTGCCGAGCGCAAGGCATTCTACGAGTATCATGCCGCCCTGATGGAGCCGTGGGATGGTCCCGCCGCCGTCGCCTTCACCGATGGCAAGCAGATCGGCGCGACGCTCGACCGTAACGGCCTGCGTCCGGCCCGCTATCTCGTCACCAGCGACGATCGTATCATCATGGCATCCGAAGCCGGCGTTCTGCCGGTTGAGGAAGAGAAAATCATCCAGAAGTGGCGCCTGCAGCCGGGCAAGATGCTGCTGATCGACATGGAAAAGGGCCGCATCATCTCCGACGACGAGGTGAAATCGGAACTGTCGAGCAAGCATCCCTATCGCAGCTGGCTCAACCGCACGCAGCTGATCTTGGAAGACCTGAAGCCGGTGGAGCCGCGCGCGCTGCGCCGCGACGTGTCGCTGCTCGACCGCCAGCAGGCTTTCGGCTACACGACGGAAGACACCAAGCTGCTGATGTCGCCGATGGCGACGACCGGTCAGGAAGCTGTCGGCTCGATGGGCACGGATACGCCGATCTCGGCCATGTCCGACAAGCCGAAGCTGCTCTACACCTACTTCAAGCAGAACTTCGCGCAGGTGACGAACCCGCCGATCGATCCGATCCGCGAGGAGCTGGTCATGAGCCTCGTGTCGTTCATCGGCCCGCGCCCGAACCTGCTTGACCATACCGGCATGGCCAACGCCAAGCGTTTGGAAGTGCGCCAGCCGATCCTGACCAACGGCGATCTCGAAAAGATCCGCTCGATCGGCCACACCGAGGATCGCTTCGACACCAAGACGCTCGATTTCACCTACGATGTCGAACGCGGCGCCGAAGGCATGCCCGAGATGCTCGATCGTCTCTGCGAGCGGGCGGAAGCGGCCGTTCGCGGCGGCTACAACATCATCGTGCTTTCCGACCGCCAGATCGGACCGGACCGCATCGCGATCCCGGCGCTGCTGGCAACGGCTGCCGTGCACCATCACCTGATCCGCAAGGGTCTGCGTACCTCGGTCGGCATCGTCGTCGAAACCGGCGAGCCGCGCGAAGTGCATCATTTCTGCCTGCTGGCCGGTTATGGTGCGGAAGCGATCAACCCCTACCTCGCCTTCGACACGCTGCTCGACATGCATCAGCGTGGCGAATTCCCGAAGGAAGTGGACGCGACCGAAGTCGTCTACCGCTACATCAAGGCTGTCGGCAAAGGCATCCTCAAGGTCATGTCGAAGATGGGCATCTCGACCTATCAATCCTATTGCGGCGCGCAGATCTTCGATGCCGTGGGCCTGCAGCAGGAGCTGGTCGACCAGTACTTCTTCGGCACGGCGACCATGATCGAGGGCATCGGCCTCGAGACGATCGCCGAGGAAACCGTTGCCCGTCACAAGTCGGCTTTCGGCCGCGATCCGCTGCTGGCAAGCACGCTCGACATCGGCGGCGAATATGCCTACCGCATGCGCGGCGAAAGCCACGCCTGGACGCCGGACGCCGTGGCAGCACTTCAGCATGCCGTGCGTGGGAATGCCGAGGACCGTTATCGCGAATTCTCCGAAATGGTCAATGAATCGGCGCTTCGGATGAACACGATCCGCGGCCTCTTCAAGATCAAGGGCGCGGATGCGCTCGGCCGCAAGCCGATCTCGGTCGACGAGGTCGAGCCGGCTGCCGATATCGTCAAGCGCTTCTCGACGGGCGCCATGTCCTTCGGCTCGATCAGCCGTGAGGCACATACGACGCTGGCAATCGCCATGAACCGCATCGGCGGCAAGTCGAACACCGGCGAGGGCGGCGAGGAAGCCGACCGTTACATGCCGCTCTTCGACGGCTCGCCGAACCCGGAACGCTCCGCCATCAAGCAGATCGCCTCCGGCCGCTTCGGCGTGACGACCGAATATCTGGTCAATGCCGATGTGCTGCAGATCAAGGTCGCGCAGGGTGCCAAGCCCGGCGAAGGCGGCCAGCTGCCCGGTCACAAGGTCGATGCCACCGTCGCCAAGACCCGGCACTCTACGCCGGGCGTCGGCCTCATCTCGCCGCCGCCGCACCATGACATCTATTCGATCGAAGATCTGGCACAGCTGATCTACGACCTGAAGAACGTCAACCCGACCTCGGATGTGTCGGTCAAGCTCGTCTCGGAAGTCGGCGTCGGCACGGTTGCCGCCGGCGTTGCCAAGGCGCGCGCCGATCACATCACGGTTTCGGGTTATGACGGCGGTACCGGTGCTTCGCCGCTGACTTCGCTGAAGCATGCGGGTTCGCCTTGGGAAATCGGTCTTGCGGAGACCCAGCAGACGCTGGTGCTGAACGGGCTGCGCTCGCGCATCGCCCTGCAGGTGGATGGCGGTCTGAAGACCGGCCGCGATGTCATCATCGGAGCGCTGCTCGGTGCCGACGAATTCGGCTTTGCCACCGCGCCGCTGATTGCGGCCGGCTGCATCATGATGCGCAAGTGCCACCTCAACACCTGTCCGGTTGGCGTCGCCACCCAGGATCCGGTCCTGCGCAAGCGCTTCAAGGGCGCGCCGGAGCATGTCATCAACTACTTCTTCTTCGTGGCCGAAGAAGTGCGCGAGATCCTCGCCTCGCTTGGCGTTGCCAAGCTGGATGACATCATCGGCGCTTCCGAGCTTCTGGAAAAGGACGACATGCTCGCCCACTGGAAGGCGAGGGGCCTCGATTTCAGCCGCATCTTCCACAAGGTCGATGCGCCGAAGGAAGAGACCTACTGGACCACGGTGCAGAAGCACCCGATCGACGACATTCTCGACCGCAAGATGATCGAGAAGGCGGAGCCGGCGCTCTCTTCCAAGACGCCTGTCGCCTTCGAAGTCGACATCAAGAACGTCGACCGTTCGGCTGGCGCCATGCTGTCGGGCGCGGTTGCCAAGCGCTATGGCCATCGCGGCCTGAAGGACGACACGATCAACGTCACCCTGAAGGGCACGGCGGGCCAATCCTTCGCAGCCTTCCTGGCACGGGGCGTCACCTTCAACCTGATCGGCGACGGCAACGACTATGTCGGCAAGGGCCTTTCGGGCGGCCGCATCATCATCCGTCCGCCGGAAAATTCGAAGATCGTTGCCGAAAACTCGATCATCGTCGGCAATACCGTGCTCTACGGCGCAACCGAGGGCGAGTGCTACTTCCGCGGTGTCGCGGGTGAGCGCTTCGCGGTCAGAAACTCCGGCGCGATCGCTGTCGTCGAAGGCGTCGGCGATCATGGCTGCGAATACATGACCGGCGGCGTCGTCGTTGTGCTCGGCGAAACCGGCCGCAACTTCGCGGCCGGCATGTCGGGCGGCGTTGCCTATGTTCTCGACGAGAAGGGCGATTTCGCTCGTCGCTGCAACATGGCGATGGTCGAGCTGGAGCCGGTTCCCGAAGAGGACGAGCTGCTGGAGAAGCTGCATCATCACGGTGGTGACATCATGCACAAGGGACGTGTCGACGTCTCCGATGACATGACGCGCCATGACGAAGAGCGTCTCTTCCAGCTGATTTCGAACCACTTCCACTACACGGGCTCGACGCGAGCCAAGGAGATCCTCGATCACTGGGCCGACTATCGCCCGAAATTCCGCAAGGTCATGCCGGTCGAATACCGCCGCGCCCTTGAGGAAATGGAGCGCAGCCGGATGAGCGTGGCGGCGGAGTAA